In Camelina sativa cultivar DH55 chromosome 16, Cs, whole genome shotgun sequence, a single window of DNA contains:
- the LOC104751412 gene encoding bZIP transcription factor 44-like, with product MNNKTEMASSTSGNSSSTISITGLQNSGSESDLRGQQRDLIDERKRKRKQSNRESARRSRMRKQKYLDDLTVQVTHLRKENAQLVAGIAVTTQHYVTIEAENDILRAQLLELNHRLQSLNEIVDFVEASSSSSGFGMETGQGLNDVGGGGFYDGVLNHMNLGFYNQSIMASASTAGDVFNCC from the coding sequence ATGAATAATAAAACTGAAATGGCGTCGTCGACTAGTGGGAATAGCTCGTCGACGATATCAATCACCGGTTTACAAAACTCCGGTTCTGAGTCTGATCTCCGCGGGCAACAACGAGATCTGATCGACGAGAGGAAACGTAAGAGGAAGCAGTCGAACAGAGAGTCAGCTAGGAGGTCGAGGATGAGGAAACAAAAGTATTTGGACGATCTCACTGTTCAGGTGACTCATCTACGTAAAGAAAACGCTCAACTCGTCGCCGGGATCGCCGTCACCACGCAACACTACGTCACTATCGAAGCGGAGAACGACATTCTCAGAGCTCAGCTTCTCGAGCTCAACCACCGTCTCCAGTCCCTTAACGAGATCGTCGATTTCGTCGAagcatcatcatcgtcttcaggGTTCGGTATGGAGACCGGTCAGGGATTAAACGACGTCGGTGGTGGTGGATTTTACGATGGTGTGTTAAATCAtatgaatttagggttttataatcaatcaatcatggCTTCTGCTTCTACTGCTGGTGATGTTTTCAACTGTTGCTAA
- the LOC104751413 gene encoding uncharacterized protein LOC104751413, with amino-acid sequence MGSVCCVAVKDRKVPPSSGGGPATSASVHRNSACSPQWSFRRDNRRRVADEIEGSPYYSSFVGSRGISMDKMSLGSERGTLSEEGGTPPPDGHIGTPASQKSATPDLSTISMVPPSSGSSLASSDLIEVKNLIDSPGIVSSALPKPLFSTPSLPNPVGDLSSAHTRLLPPKSTPSRRARRSPGHQLFRQVSDSQILGLKSPNNNYSVSEGRSSFVLSTCSNDFATGSQYASSEGGWSMNTFSEHVAYSQRERWSFDSEHLGSGRRKLSGGSSRFSFSPSVVDQQTCGACSKLLTERSSIANFELPIAAVLACGHVYHAECLETMTTEIEKYDPACPICTIGEKRVAKITRKALKAEAEAKAKQYKRCKNRVVDSYGESECDEFVFEKMGKREGKALKLEPSCSSKSSSNKSFLKWHFASISSKWSKPSSKDSVLKKGFWSRHRNNLSSSSIEGLNQTSQL; translated from the exons ATGGGTTCAGTTTGTTGTGTAGCTGTGAAAGACAGAAAGGTTCCTCCTAGTAGTGGTGGTGGACCTGCGACTAGTGCATCTGTTCATCGTAACTCAGCGTGTTCGCCGCAGTGGAGTTTTCGACGTGACAATAGGAGGCGAGTTGCTGATGAGATTGAGGGTTCTCCTTATTACAGTTCCTTTGTTGGGAGTAGAGGTATTAGTATGGATAAGATGTCTTTAGGATCTGAAAGAGGTACTCTTTCTGAGGAGGGAGGAACACCTCCTCCTGATGGACATATAGGCACTCCTGCCTCTCAGAAATCAGCTACTCCAGATTTGAGCACTATTTCCATGGTTCCACCTTCTTCAG GTTCATCCTTGGCAAGCAGTGATCTCATTGAG GTGAAGAATTTAATTGACTCACCTGGAATTGTCTCATCAGCTCTACCGAAACCTTTGTTCTCTACACCTTCTCTTCCCAATCCAGTCGGTGATCTTTCATCAGCTCACACTCGTTTGCTTCCTCCTAAATCTACACCATCAAGACGGGCTAGGCGTTCACCTGGGCACCAGTTGTTTAGGCAGGTTTCTGATAGTCAAATTTTAGGATTGAAATCCCCAAATAACAATTACTCAGTCTCAGAAGGAAGGTCATCGTTCGTGCTTTCGACCTGTAGCAATGACTTCGCCACCGGATCCCAGTACGCATCCTCTGAAGGTGGCTGGTCTATGAACACTTTTTCTGAGCACGTGGCATATTCTCAAAGGGAGAGATGGTCTTTTGATAGCGAACACTTAGGTTCTGGCAGACGGAAACTAAGTGGTGGTAGCAGCAGATTCTCCTTCTCCCCTTCCGTTGTTGATCAGCAGACTTGTGGAGCTTGCTCAAAGTTACTAACTGAGAGGTCTTCTATTGCCAATTTCGAGCTTCCAATTGCTGCTGTTCTTGCCTGTGGCCATGTTTACCATGCAGAGTGCTTAGAGACCATGACTACCGAAATAGAGAAGTACGATCCTGCCTGTCCCATTTGCACGATTGGGGAGAAACGGGTTGCGAAAATTACGAGGAAAGCCCTAAAAGCGGAGGCGGAAGCAAAGGCAAAGCAGTACAAAAGATGTAAAAACCGTGTGGTAGATAGTTACGGTGAGAGTGAATGTGATGAGTTTGTGTTCGAGAAGATGGGGAAACGAGAAGGCAAAGCTCTCAAGCTGGAACCTAGTTGCAGTAGCAAGAGCTCGTCTAATAAGTCATTCTTGAAATGGCACTTCGCTTCTATCAGCTCCAAGTGGAGTAAACCCTCGTCCAAAGACTCTGTATTGAAGAAAGGGTTTTGGTCTAGACATCGTAATAACCTTTCTTCATCAAGCATAGAG GGACTTAACCAGACATCTCAGCTATGA
- the LOC104751414 gene encoding BEL1-like homeodomain protein 3 yields MAVYYPNSVGMQSMYHESIYLNEQQQQQQQASSSSAASFSEIVSGDVRHNEMVFIPPTTSDVAVNGNVTVSSNDLSFHGGGLSLSLGNQIQSAVSVSPFQYHYQNLSNQLNYNNASTMSSDENGKSLSGPHHHHHHHHHQQQQQHHSDQMIPSSGYNNNNGVGFYNNYRYETSGFVSSVLRSRYLKPTQQLLDEVVSVRKELKLGNKKMKNDKGQDFQNGSSDNNITEDEKPQPQSQELSPSERQELQNKKSKLLTMVDEVDKRYNQYHHQMEALASSFEMVTGLGAAKPYTSVALNRISRHFRCLRDAIKEQIQVIRGKLGERETSDEQGERIPRLRYLDQRLRQQRALHQQLGMVRPAWRPQRGLPENSVSILRAWLFEHFLHPYPKESEKIMLSKQTGLSKNQVANWFINARVRLWKPMIEEMYKEEFGDSELETNSNQDNNKMQETSQLKHEESSSQQQNQGNNNNNNIAYTSHGEENLVFADPKPDRATTGEYDSLMNYHGFGIDDYNRYVGLGNQQDARFSNPHQLHDFVV; encoded by the exons aTGGCTGTGTATTATCCAAACAGTGTCGGCATGCAATCTATGTATCATGAATCCATTTACCTCaacgaacaacaacaacaacaacaacaagcttcttcttcctctgctgcATCTTTCTCCGAGATTGTCTCCGGAGATGTTCGACACAACGAGATGGTGTTTATCCCACCAACAACAAGCGACGTTGCCGTCAACGGGAACGTTACTGTGTCAAGTAACGATCTGAGTTTTCACGGTGGTGGTCTTTCTTTAAGCCTTGGTAATCAGATCCAGTCAGCTGTCTCTGTCTCTCCGTTTCAGTACCATTACCAGAACCTTTCGAACCAACTGAATTACAATAATGCTTCTACTATGTCGTCGGATgagaatgggaagagcttgAGTggtcctcatcatcatcatcatcatcatcatcatcaacaacaacaacaacatcactcTGACCAAATGATACCTTCCTCTggttacaacaacaacaatggtgtTGGATTCTACAACAATTACCGATACGAGACATCCGGGTTTGTGAGTAGCGTTCTGAGATCTCGTTACCTTAAACCCACTCAGCAGTTGCTTGATGAAGTTGTTAGCGTCAGGAAAGAATTGAAATTGGGgaataagaagatgaagaacgaTAAAGGTCAAGACTTTCAAAATGGGTCGAGTGATAATAACATTACAGAAGATGAGAAACCGCAACCGCAGTCGCAGGAGTTATCTCCTTCAGAACGTCAGGAGTTACAGAACAAGAAGAGCAAGCTCTTAACCATGGTGGATGAG GTAGATAAAAGGTATAACCAATACCACCATCAAATGGAAGCTTTAGCTTCGTCTTTCGAGATGGTAACAGGTCTTGGAGCAGCTAAGCCTTACACATCTGTCGCTCTGAATAGAATCTCTCGCCATTTCCGTTGCTTGCGGGACGCGATAAAGGAGCAGATTCAGGTAATTAGAGGGAAGCTTGGTGAGAGAGAGACTTCTGATGAACAAGGTGAGAGGATACCACGTCTTAGGTATTTAGATCAACGGTTGAGACAACAAAGAGCTTTACATCAACAGCTTGGAATGGTTAGACCAGCTTGGAGACCACAAAGAGGCTTACCTGAAAACTCTGTCTCTATACTCCGCGCTTGGCTCTTTGAGCATTTCCTTCACCC ATATCCTAAGGAATCAGAGAAGATCATGCTTTCAAAGCAGACAGGACTATCGAAAAATCAG GTTGCAAACTGGTTTATTAACGCGAGAGTTCGACTATGGAAACCAATGATCGAAGAGATGTATAAAGAAGAGTTTGGAGATTCAGAGTTAGAGACTAACTCTAatcaagacaacaacaaaatgcaAGAAACTTCTCAGCTCAAACACGAAGAGTCTTCTTCGCAACAACAGAATcaaggaaacaacaacaacaacaacatcgcATATACATCTCATGGAGAAGAGAATCTCGTGTTTGCAGATCCGAAACCAGACCGTGCTACCACTGGAGAGTACGACAGCTTGATGAACTATCATGGGTTTGGTATTGATGATTACAATCGCTACGTTGGCCTTGGAAACCAGCAAGATGCCAGATTCTCTAATCCCCATCAATTACACGACTTTGTTGTCTGA